A section of the Sphingomonas ginsenosidivorax genome encodes:
- the murA gene encoding UDP-N-acetylglucosamine 1-carboxyvinyltransferase: MDRILIRGGNRLSGRLPISGAKNAALTLMPCALLTDEPLTLRNLPRLADVDGFGHLLNQLGASTSIEGTNPQDFGRVMTIRAGKLTSTEAPYDIVRKMRASILVLGPLLGRGGEATVSLPGGCAIGNRPIDLHLRALEAIGAELEMAAGYVKAIAPGGRLSGGRYRFPIVSVGATENVVMAAVLARGTSVIENAAREPEIVDLCNCLVAMGASIDGIGTETLTIEGRDRLHGATYAVMPDRIEAGSYACAAAITGGSLDLIGISSESMGATFDALVEAGVTLTPIKDGVRVEAGDTLKPLTLSTAPYPGFATDMQAQFMAMLCKADGASVLTETIFENRYMHVPELARMGADIQVRGRTAVVRGVDKLVGAPVMATDLRASMSLILAGLAADGETSVGRVYHLDRGYERLEEKLSAVGADIERASDG, encoded by the coding sequence ATGGATCGTATTCTCATTCGTGGCGGCAACCGCCTGTCCGGGCGCCTGCCTATCTCCGGCGCGAAGAACGCGGCGCTGACGCTGATGCCCTGCGCGCTGCTGACCGACGAGCCGCTGACGCTGCGCAACCTGCCGCGGCTGGCCGATGTCGATGGCTTCGGCCATCTGCTCAATCAGCTCGGCGCGTCGACCAGCATCGAGGGCACGAACCCGCAGGACTTCGGCCGCGTGATGACGATCCGCGCGGGCAAGCTCACCTCGACCGAAGCGCCGTACGACATCGTCCGGAAAATGCGCGCGTCGATCCTGGTGCTGGGTCCCTTGCTCGGGCGCGGGGGCGAGGCGACGGTGTCGTTGCCCGGCGGCTGCGCGATCGGCAACCGCCCGATCGACCTGCACCTGCGCGCGCTGGAAGCGATCGGTGCCGAGCTCGAGATGGCGGCGGGTTACGTCAAGGCGATCGCGCCGGGCGGGCGGCTGTCGGGCGGGCGCTATCGCTTTCCGATCGTCTCGGTCGGCGCGACCGAGAACGTCGTGATGGCCGCCGTGCTCGCACGCGGCACCAGCGTGATCGAGAACGCCGCGCGCGAGCCCGAGATCGTCGACCTGTGCAACTGCCTGGTGGCGATGGGTGCGTCGATCGACGGGATCGGTACCGAGACGCTGACGATCGAGGGCCGAGACCGGCTGCACGGCGCGACCTATGCGGTGATGCCCGACCGGATCGAGGCGGGCAGCTATGCCTGTGCGGCGGCGATCACCGGCGGGTCGCTCGACCTGATCGGCATTTCGTCGGAGAGCATGGGAGCGACGTTCGACGCGCTGGTCGAGGCAGGTGTCACGCTGACGCCGATCAAGGACGGGGTGCGCGTCGAGGCCGGCGACACGCTGAAGCCGCTGACGCTGTCGACCGCGCCCTATCCGGGCTTCGCGACCGACATGCAGGCGCAGTTCATGGCGATGCTGTGCAAGGCGGACGGCGCCAGCGTGCTGACCGAGACGATCTTCGAGAACCGCTACATGCACGTGCCCGAGCTGGCCCGGATGGGCGCGGACATCCAAGTGCGCGGGCGGACCGCAGTGGTGCGCGGCGTCGACAAGCTGGTCGGCGCGCCGGTGATGGCGACCGATCTGCGCGCGTCGATGAGCCTGATCCTGGCGGGGCTGGCGGCCGACGGCGAGACCTCGGTCGGCCGGGTCTATCATCTCGACCGCGGCTATGAGCGGCTCGAGGAGAAACTGAGCGCCGTCGGCGCGGATATCGAGCGCGCCAGCGACGGGTGA
- a CDS encoding Crp/Fnr family transcriptional regulator, whose amino-acid sequence MPHSCFADRLGDLIDLTASERAAVARLEDRSRELRRDTILIREDDPHGELFVLQRGMAMTYVLLDDGSRQILRFLFPGDLIAVSALVYRNSPETIVTLTDCTVSPFDRSLLVDVVTDHPRLAALLMVVTQMAKVALTDRLAALGRTSAKARIGALLLDIRNRLRRADKSIGETFALVLTQEEIGDATGLTSVHVNRMLRQLEEEGLLQRDGGRMTLLNEPMLTRIANYVDRWSGLDLSWLPPAR is encoded by the coding sequence GTGCCGCACAGCTGCTTTGCCGATCGTCTCGGTGATCTGATCGACCTGACGGCAAGCGAGCGGGCAGCGGTGGCACGACTCGAAGACCGCTCGCGCGAGCTGCGCCGCGACACCATCCTGATCCGCGAGGACGATCCGCACGGGGAACTCTTCGTCCTCCAGCGCGGCATGGCGATGACCTATGTGCTGCTCGACGACGGCAGCCGCCAGATCCTGCGCTTCCTGTTCCCGGGCGACCTGATCGCCGTGTCGGCGCTGGTCTATCGCAATTCGCCCGAGACCATCGTCACGTTGACCGACTGCACCGTCAGTCCGTTCGACCGCTCGCTCCTCGTCGACGTCGTCACCGACCACCCGCGGCTGGCAGCGTTGCTGATGGTCGTGACCCAGATGGCCAAGGTCGCGCTGACCGACCGGCTGGCGGCGCTCGGCCGCACCTCGGCAAAGGCGCGGATCGGCGCGTTGCTGCTCGACATCCGCAACCGGCTGCGCCGCGCGGACAAGAGCATCGGCGAGACGTTCGCCCTGGTGCTGACGCAGGAAGAAATCGGCGACGCGACCGGCCTGACCTCGGTGCACGTCAACCGGATGCTGCGGCAGCTGGAAGAGGAAGGACTGCTGCAGCGCGACGGGGGTCGAATGACGTTGCTCAACGAGCCCATGCTGACGCGCATCGCCAACTATGTCGATCGCTGGAGCGGCCTGGACCTCAGCTGGCTACCGCCCGCCCGGTAG
- the clpS gene encoding ATP-dependent Clp protease adapter ClpS has translation MAERRDSGNDEGNDRGTGAGVATKTRTRTKQPTPYRVLMLNDDYTPMEFVVLCLQRFFRMDMEAATRVMLHVHQKGVGVCGTFSYEVAETKVGQVMDFARQNQHPLQCTLEKA, from the coding sequence ATGGCCGAACGCCGCGACTCCGGTAACGACGAGGGCAACGATCGTGGTACCGGTGCCGGTGTCGCGACCAAGACCCGGACGCGGACCAAGCAGCCGACGCCGTATCGCGTCCTGATGCTGAACGACGACTACACGCCGATGGAGTTCGTCGTGCTGTGCCTGCAGCGCTTCTTCCGCATGGACATGGAGGCCGCGACTCGCGTGATGCTCCACGTCCACCAGAAGGGCGTCGGGGTGTGCGGGACGTTCAGCTACGAAGTCGCGGAAACCAAGGTCGGCCAGGTCATGGACTTCGCGCGGCAGAACCAGCATCCGCTGCAGTGCACGCTGGAAAAGGCCTGA
- a CDS encoding phasin family protein codes for MDINTAAEKTQAFFSGFTDRSKGAVEKSTQMFEEMNAFGKGNVEAIVESSKIAAKAFETVGQDVADYAKTSFESSAAAFRTLASATSPTEFFKLQSDYARAAFDTMIAQSSRSTEKMLKLAGEIAQPISNRVAIATDKVKTAA; via the coding sequence ATGGACATCAATACCGCCGCCGAAAAGACCCAGGCCTTTTTCTCGGGCTTCACCGATCGCTCCAAGGGCGCGGTCGAGAAGAGCACGCAGATGTTCGAGGAAATGAACGCATTCGGTAAGGGCAATGTCGAGGCGATCGTCGAGTCGTCGAAGATCGCCGCCAAGGCGTTCGAGACGGTCGGCCAGGACGTTGCCGACTATGCCAAGACCTCGTTCGAGAGCTCGGCTGCCGCGTTCAGGACGCTGGCATCGGCGACCTCGCCGACCGAGTTCTTCAAGCTGCAGAGCGACTATGCCCGCGCGGCATTCGACACGATGATCGCGCAGAGCTCGCGCTCGACCGAGAAGATGCTGAAGCTGGCCGGCGAGATCGCACAGCCGATCTCGAACCGCGTCGCCATCGCGACCGACAAGGTCAAGACGGCCGCGTAA
- a CDS encoding PHA/PHB synthase family protein, whose amino-acid sequence MADTPSLTDLQHWTWVMGRAQQMMMEQGLGVLKTKPDAVPVIPGVTDPATIERATEFWTESMALWQRFLDPARPEPAPVADKRFKAPQWREPVFDLIRQSYELIGDHMLRGVDALEGVPAKQKEQLRFATRGFVDAMSPTNFPITNPQVIDKTIETNGANLLKGLQHMLADLSRGQMTHTPEGAFEVGRDLATTPGQVIKRTPLYELIHYAPTTETVLATPLVIFPPWINRFYILDLTPEKSFIRWAVGQGLSVFMVSWKSADATMKDVVWDDYVAAQVDAIETVRALLDVPAVHSVGYCVAGTTLAATLALLAARGQAETVASATFFTAQVDFTAAGELQHFIDDEQLAMLAQLSPDGFLDGRYMATTFNLLRGRDLIWNYVTQNYLLGQDHVPFDLLHWNGDTTNLPAKWHMRYLTDLYRDNLLVTPGAITIDGTPIDLTKVITPTYVQAGREDHIAPAESVWKLTQLFAGAVKFVLAGSGHIAGVVNPPAAGKYQFWTNPSVHTTLEDFIAGATETKGSWWPDWIDWIRTVNSDVVAADGARQPGEGSLPALEPAPGTYVRAR is encoded by the coding sequence ATGGCCGATACGCCCAGCCTGACCGATCTGCAGCACTGGACCTGGGTGATGGGTCGCGCGCAGCAGATGATGATGGAGCAGGGGCTCGGCGTGCTGAAGACGAAGCCCGACGCGGTGCCGGTGATCCCCGGGGTCACCGATCCTGCGACGATCGAGCGGGCGACCGAATTCTGGACCGAGAGCATGGCGCTGTGGCAGCGCTTCCTCGATCCCGCACGGCCCGAGCCCGCCCCCGTCGCCGACAAGCGGTTCAAGGCGCCGCAGTGGCGCGAGCCGGTGTTCGACCTGATCCGGCAGAGCTACGAACTGATCGGCGATCACATGCTGCGCGGCGTCGATGCGCTGGAGGGGGTGCCGGCCAAGCAGAAGGAGCAGCTGCGCTTCGCCACGCGCGGGTTCGTCGATGCGATGAGCCCGACGAACTTTCCGATCACCAATCCGCAGGTGATCGACAAGACGATCGAGACCAACGGCGCCAACCTGTTGAAGGGCCTGCAGCACATGCTCGCCGACCTGTCGCGCGGGCAGATGACGCACACGCCCGAGGGCGCGTTCGAGGTCGGGCGCGACCTGGCGACGACACCGGGGCAGGTGATCAAGCGCACGCCGCTCTACGAGCTGATCCACTATGCGCCAACGACCGAGACGGTTCTCGCGACCCCGCTGGTGATCTTCCCGCCCTGGATCAACCGCTTCTACATCCTCGACCTGACCCCGGAGAAGAGCTTCATCCGCTGGGCGGTGGGGCAGGGGCTGAGCGTGTTCATGGTCTCGTGGAAGTCCGCCGATGCGACGATGAAGGACGTCGTCTGGGACGATTACGTCGCGGCGCAGGTCGACGCGATCGAGACGGTTCGCGCGCTTCTCGACGTGCCCGCGGTGCACAGCGTCGGCTATTGCGTCGCGGGGACGACGCTTGCGGCGACGCTCGCGCTGCTCGCCGCGCGGGGACAGGCGGAGACGGTCGCGAGTGCGACGTTCTTCACAGCGCAGGTCGATTTCACCGCGGCGGGCGAGCTGCAACATTTCATCGACGACGAGCAGCTGGCGATGCTCGCGCAACTGTCGCCCGACGGGTTTCTCGACGGGCGCTACATGGCGACGACGTTCAACCTGCTGCGCGGGCGCGACCTGATCTGGAACTATGTCACGCAGAACTATCTGCTGGGGCAGGACCATGTGCCGTTCGACCTGCTGCACTGGAACGGCGACACGACGAACCTGCCGGCCAAATGGCACATGCGCTATCTGACCGACCTGTACCGCGACAACCTGCTGGTGACGCCGGGCGCGATCACGATCGACGGTACGCCGATCGACCTGACCAAGGTCATCACGCCGACCTATGTCCAGGCGGGACGCGAGGATCATATCGCCCCGGCGGAATCCGTCTGGAAGCTGACGCAGTTGTTCGCGGGGGCGGTCAAGTTCGTCCTGGCAGGGTCGGGGCACATCGCCGGAGTCGTCAATCCGCCGGCCGCGGGCAAATATCAGTTTTGGACCAATCCCTCGGTGCATACGACGCTCGAGGACTTTATCGCGGGTGCGACCGAGACGAAGGGCAGCTGGTGGCCTGACTGGATCGACTGGATCCGGACGGTCAACAGCGATGTCGTGGCGGCGGATGGAGCGAGGCAACCGGGCGAAGGGAGCCTGCCTGCGCTGGAGCCTGCGCCAGGCACCTATGTGCGAGCCCGCTAG
- a CDS encoding LL-diaminopimelate aminotransferase, protein MSEDFYRIKRLPPYIIAEVNAMRAAARGGGEDIIDLGMGNPDLPPPPHVIEKLVEVARKPDAHGYSQSKGIPGLRKAQANYYGRRFGVDVDPETEVVVTMGSKEGLASLATAITAPGDVVLAPNPSYPIHTFGFIIAGATIRAVPTTPDDAYFESLERAMAFTVPRPSILVVNYPSNPTAEAVDLAFYERLVAWAKENKVWIISDLAYSELYYDGNPTPSILQVPGAKDVAIEFTSLSKTYSMAGWRIGFAVGNTTLIAAMSRVKSYLDYGAFTPIQAAACAALNGPQDIVERNRELYHKRRDVLVDSFGRAGWEIPSPRASMFAWAPLPPALAHLGSLEFSKQLLQHAKVAVAPGVGYGENGEGYVRIALVENEQRLRQAARNVKRYLQSMGVNIPVQGAG, encoded by the coding sequence ATGTCCGAAGACTTCTACCGCATCAAACGCCTGCCGCCCTACATCATCGCGGAAGTCAACGCGATGCGGGCGGCGGCGCGTGGCGGTGGCGAGGACATCATCGATCTCGGCATGGGCAATCCCGACCTGCCCCCGCCCCCGCACGTCATTGAGAAGCTCGTCGAGGTCGCGCGCAAGCCCGACGCGCACGGCTATTCGCAATCGAAGGGCATTCCCGGCCTCCGCAAGGCACAGGCGAACTATTACGGACGCCGCTTCGGCGTCGACGTCGATCCGGAGACCGAGGTCGTCGTCACGATGGGGTCGAAGGAAGGGCTCGCCAGCCTCGCCACCGCGATCACCGCGCCCGGCGATGTCGTGCTCGCGCCCAACCCGTCCTACCCGATCCACACCTTCGGCTTCATCATCGCCGGCGCCACGATCCGCGCGGTGCCGACGACGCCCGACGACGCTTATTTCGAGAGCCTCGAGCGTGCGATGGCGTTCACCGTCCCGCGCCCGTCGATCCTCGTGGTCAACTATCCGTCCAACCCGACCGCCGAGGCCGTCGACCTCGCCTTCTACGAACGCCTCGTCGCTTGGGCGAAAGAGAACAAGGTCTGGATCATCTCCGACCTCGCCTATTCGGAGCTCTATTACGACGGCAACCCGACGCCCTCGATTCTCCAGGTGCCGGGTGCCAAGGACGTCGCGATCGAGTTCACCTCACTCAGCAAGACCTATTCGATGGCCGGCTGGCGGATCGGCTTCGCGGTCGGCAACACAACGCTGATCGCGGCGATGAGCCGCGTGAAGTCGTATCTCGATTACGGCGCGTTCACCCCGATCCAGGCCGCCGCCTGTGCCGCGCTCAACGGCCCGCAGGACATCGTCGAGCGCAACCGCGAACTCTATCACAAGCGCCGCGACGTGCTGGTCGACAGCTTCGGCCGCGCCGGCTGGGAGATCCCGAGCCCGCGCGCGTCGATGTTCGCCTGGGCGCCGCTCCCGCCCGCGCTCGCGCATCTCGGCAGCCTCGAATTCTCCAAGCAGCTGCTCCAGCACGCCAAGGTCGCGGTCGCACCGGGCGTCGGCTACGGCGAGAACGGCGAAGGCTATGTCCGCATCGCGCTGGTCGAAAACGAGCAGAGGCTTCGCCAGGCCGCGCGCAACGTGAAGCGGTACCTGCAGAGCATGGGCGTCAACATCCCGGTGCAGGGCGCGGGCTGA
- a CDS encoding Na+/H+ antiporter, with protein sequence METVSIVLVLLLAVVVSAAIARMLPVAVPAPLVQIALGAVIGLGVKLKVELDPELFLLLFLPPLLFLDGWRIPKDELLKDLSTVAELALGLVLLTVVGVGFFIHWMIPAMPLAVAFALAAVVSPTDPIAVSAIASRVSIPKRMMHILEGESLLNDASGLVCLRFAIAAALTGTFSPSAAALSFLWVAAGGIVVGVVVTLAVTRAKAWVSNRFGEETGSQILISLLIPFGSYLLAEHLHCSGILAAVAAGVTMSFAEISRQALATTRMRRNSVWDTIQFAANGIIFVLLGEQLPDIIAHAGETVRLSGHVEPWWLIVYVLAITLSLALLRFLWVWASFRLTLFRRRNDGTPPRKIAKRLLAAMSFAGVRGAITLAGVLTLPLTLNDGTPFPARDLAIFLAAGVIIVSLLAASIALPLLLHGLTMPSEPSKQVEEDRARVAAAKAAIREVERVQHALADGRGDADVYASAGTRIMDTYRERIERRTKRGEAAAQARRDGRIERDLRLAALGAERDEIFRIARDREIGSETAKKLIREIDLAEARHRV encoded by the coding sequence CTGGAAACCGTCTCGATCGTCCTCGTCCTGCTGCTAGCAGTCGTCGTCAGCGCCGCGATCGCGCGCATGCTGCCCGTCGCCGTCCCTGCGCCGCTCGTGCAGATCGCGCTCGGCGCGGTCATCGGCCTCGGCGTCAAGCTGAAGGTCGAGCTCGATCCCGAACTGTTCCTGCTGCTGTTCCTGCCCCCGCTCCTCTTCCTCGACGGGTGGCGCATCCCCAAGGACGAACTGCTCAAGGATCTGTCGACCGTCGCCGAGCTCGCGCTTGGCCTCGTTCTGCTGACCGTCGTCGGCGTCGGGTTCTTCATCCACTGGATGATCCCGGCGATGCCGCTCGCCGTCGCCTTCGCGCTCGCTGCCGTGGTGTCGCCGACCGATCCGATCGCGGTGTCGGCGATCGCGTCGCGCGTCTCGATCCCGAAGCGGATGATGCACATCCTCGAAGGCGAATCGCTGCTCAACGACGCGTCGGGCCTCGTCTGCCTGCGCTTCGCGATCGCCGCCGCGCTCACCGGCACCTTCTCGCCCTCCGCCGCCGCTCTGAGCTTCCTGTGGGTCGCCGCGGGCGGCATCGTGGTCGGCGTCGTGGTCACGCTCGCGGTGACGCGTGCGAAAGCTTGGGTCTCGAACCGCTTCGGCGAGGAGACCGGGTCGCAGATCCTGATCAGCCTGCTGATCCCGTTCGGCTCGTATTTGCTCGCCGAACATCTCCATTGCTCGGGCATCCTCGCCGCGGTCGCCGCCGGCGTGACGATGAGCTTCGCCGAGATTTCGCGCCAGGCGCTCGCCACCACCCGCATGCGCCGCAACTCGGTGTGGGACACGATCCAGTTCGCCGCCAACGGCATCATCTTCGTTCTGCTCGGCGAGCAACTGCCCGACATCATCGCACATGCCGGCGAGACCGTCCGCCTCTCGGGCCATGTCGAGCCATGGTGGCTGATCGTCTACGTCCTCGCGATCACGCTCAGTCTCGCGCTGCTGCGCTTCCTGTGGGTATGGGCATCGTTCAGGCTGACGCTGTTCCGCCGCCGCAACGACGGCACGCCGCCACGCAAGATCGCCAAGCGGCTGCTCGCGGCGATGTCGTTCGCCGGCGTCCGCGGCGCGATCACGCTGGCGGGCGTGCTGACGCTGCCGCTCACGTTGAACGACGGCACGCCCTTTCCCGCGCGCGACCTCGCGATCTTCCTGGCGGCCGGGGTCATCATCGTGTCGCTGCTCGCGGCCAGCATCGCGCTCCCGCTGCTGCTCCACGGGCTGACGATGCCGAGCGAACCGTCGAAGCAGGTCGAGGAGGATCGCGCCCGCGTCGCCGCTGCCAAGGCCGCGATCCGCGAGGTCGAGCGGGTCCAGCATGCGCTCGCCGACGGCCGCGGCGATGCCGATGTCTATGCCAGCGCCGGCACGCGGATCATGGACACCTATCGCGAGCGGATCGAGCGGCGCACCAAGCGCGGCGAGGCCGCCGCTCAGGCACGCCGCGACGGCCGGATCGAGCGCGACCTGCGGCTCGCCGCACTGGGCGCCGAGCGCGACGAGATCTTCCGCATCGCCCGCGACCGCGAGATCGGCAGCGAAACCGCCAAGAAGCTGATCCGCGAGATCGACCTGGCAGAGGCACGCCACCGCGTCTGA
- a CDS encoding transglutaminase-like domain-containing protein: MLIRAGYDIAFETTQAVPMLANLSIHSSRNKDLRTAQRIMTTPDVPIYDYVDSFGNVCTRLTIPAGGITISCGFVIEDPFTPDIVNPDARATPVEALPDDVMMYLLGSRYCETDRLSDTAWALFGRYTPGWELVQAIVTYAHERIRFDYQTARPTKTAWDAHEERQGVCRDFAHLAITLCRCMNIPARYCTGYMGDMDLPAIVGEMDFSAWFDAYLDGTWYTFDARHNYPRAGRILMARGRDATDAALTNTFGPVVLTRFDVYTDENRVPF, translated from the coding sequence ATGCTGATCCGCGCCGGCTACGACATCGCGTTCGAGACGACCCAGGCGGTGCCGATGCTCGCCAATCTCAGCATCCATTCGTCGCGCAACAAGGATCTGCGCACCGCGCAGCGGATCATGACCACGCCCGACGTGCCGATCTACGATTATGTCGATTCGTTCGGCAACGTCTGTACCCGCCTGACGATTCCGGCGGGCGGCATCACCATCTCGTGCGGGTTCGTGATCGAGGACCCGTTCACCCCCGACATCGTCAACCCGGACGCACGGGCGACCCCGGTCGAGGCACTCCCCGACGACGTCATGATGTACCTGCTCGGCAGCCGCTATTGCGAGACCGACCGGCTGTCGGACACCGCCTGGGCGCTGTTCGGCCGTTACACGCCCGGCTGGGAACTGGTGCAGGCGATCGTCACCTATGCACATGAACGCATCCGCTTCGACTACCAGACCGCGCGCCCGACCAAGACCGCGTGGGACGCGCACGAGGAACGCCAGGGCGTCTGCCGCGACTTCGCGCATCTCGCGATCACCTTGTGCCGCTGCATGAACATCCCGGCACGCTACTGCACCGGCTATATGGGCGACATGGATCTGCCCGCGATCGTCGGCGAGATGGATTTCTCGGCCTGGTTCGACGCGTATCTCGACGGCACCTGGTACACGTTCGATGCCCGCCACAATTATCCCCGCGCCGGGCGCATCCTGATGGCACGCGGTCGCGACGCCACCGATGCGGCGCTGACCAACACCTTCGGTCCGGTCGTGCTGACGCGGTTCGACGTCTACACCGACGAAAATCGCGTGCCGTTCTGA
- a CDS encoding CsbD family protein translates to MNTTTLKGDGQAIGGQIKETVGDVTGNTSLQGEGVVDQITGNANKAVGAARDAVGPLTEKATTFAKSRPYATAALLGVVGLAVLNTLRGK, encoded by the coding sequence ATGAACACGACGACTCTCAAGGGCGACGGCCAGGCCATCGGCGGCCAGATCAAGGAAACCGTCGGCGACGTCACCGGCAACACCTCGCTGCAGGGCGAAGGCGTGGTCGACCAGATCACCGGCAACGCGAACAAGGCTGTCGGCGCGGCACGCGACGCGGTCGGCCCGCTGACCGAGAAGGCGACCACCTTCGCCAAGAGCCGTCCCTACGCTACCGCCGCACTGCTCGGCGTCGTCGGCCTGGCCGTGCTGAACACGTTGCGCGGCAAGTAA
- the zwf gene encoding glucose-6-phosphate dehydrogenase, translating into MSKPPVPPVPPAPPAMLVIFGAMGDLTRRLLVPALVNMTRLGLAGDGLEVLGVGIDHGDDATLREALDSFAPEPGGEGAAEKDAAWTRLRDRVAYLEGDFTQDAVYEALKARLTGNAAFYLAVPPRFFGDIVDKLGEHGLTTETPTAFRRIAIEKPFGHDLASARALNARILAQVGEAQIYRLDHFLGKETVQNIMTARFANMMIERVWNADCIANVQITAAETVDVGTRGKFYDSTGALRDMVPNHLFQLLAMVAMEPPASFDAEAIRNEKGKVLKAVRAWSPAKAKRNGVRGVYTAGQIGDRDIPDYTASPDIAPDSRTETYVALKLMVDTWRWAGVPFYLRTGKAMKCRDTEVVITFKPVPFASFHPSNAERLPPNRLVIQVQPDEGLSLDLLIKQPGLGVDTVPIALDFRYADRFDIGHLTGYESLLYDMFMGDQTLFQRADAIEAGWAAVQPFLDIWAAEGAPDPYPAGSVGPDAADALLERDGHVWHMIEAAKP; encoded by the coding sequence ATGAGCAAACCGCCCGTGCCGCCGGTGCCGCCGGCGCCCCCCGCGATGCTCGTCATCTTCGGTGCGATGGGCGATCTGACCCGCCGCCTGCTGGTCCCCGCCCTCGTCAACATGACGCGGCTCGGCCTTGCCGGTGACGGTCTCGAGGTCCTCGGCGTCGGCATCGATCACGGCGACGACGCGACGCTCCGCGAGGCGCTCGATTCGTTCGCGCCCGAACCCGGCGGCGAGGGCGCGGCGGAAAAGGACGCCGCCTGGACCCGTCTCCGCGACCGCGTCGCATATCTCGAGGGCGATTTCACGCAGGACGCGGTCTACGAGGCGCTCAAGGCGCGGCTGACTGGCAACGCCGCCTTCTACCTCGCAGTCCCGCCGCGCTTCTTCGGCGATATCGTCGACAAGCTCGGCGAACACGGCCTGACCACCGAGACGCCGACCGCCTTCCGCCGCATCGCGATCGAAAAGCCGTTCGGCCACGACCTCGCCTCGGCGCGCGCGCTCAACGCCCGCATCCTCGCACAGGTCGGCGAGGCGCAGATCTACCGGCTCGACCATTTCCTCGGCAAGGAAACCGTCCAGAACATCATGACCGCGCGGTTCGCGAACATGATGATCGAGCGCGTCTGGAACGCCGACTGCATCGCCAACGTCCAGATCACCGCCGCCGAGACGGTCGATGTCGGCACGCGCGGCAAGTTCTACGACTCGACCGGCGCTCTGCGCGACATGGTCCCCAACCACCTGTTCCAATTGCTCGCGATGGTCGCCATGGAGCCGCCCGCGAGCTTCGACGCGGAGGCGATCCGCAACGAGAAGGGCAAGGTCCTCAAGGCCGTGCGCGCCTGGTCGCCCGCCAAGGCCAAGCGCAACGGCGTGCGCGGCGTCTATACCGCCGGCCAGATCGGCGACCGCGACATCCCCGACTACACCGCCTCGCCCGACATCGCCCCCGACAGCCGGACCGAGACCTATGTCGCGCTGAAGCTGATGGTCGACACCTGGCGCTGGGCCGGCGTGCCCTTCTACCTGCGCACCGGCAAGGCGATGAAGTGCCGCGACACCGAGGTCGTGATCACCTTCAAGCCCGTCCCGTTCGCCTCGTTCCACCCGTCGAATGCCGAACGCCTGCCCCCCAACCGGCTGGTCATCCAGGTCCAGCCGGACGAGGGCCTGAGCCTCGACCTGCTGATCAAGCAACCCGGGCTCGGCGTCGACACGGTGCCAATCGCGCTCGATTTCCGCTACGCCGACCGCTTCGACATAGGCCACCTGACCGGCTATGAATCGCTGCTCTACGACATGTTCATGGGCGACCAGACGCTGTTCCAGCGCGCCGACGCGATCGAGGCGGGCTGGGCCGCGGTGCAGCCGTTCCTCGACATCTGGGCCGCAGAGGGCGCGCCCGATCCGTATCCTGCCGGCAGCGTGGGTCCCGACGCGGCCGACGCGCTGCTCGAACGCGACGGCCATGTATGGCACATGATCGAGGCCGCCAAACCCTAG